A segment of the Leptospirillum ferriphilum genome:
AAGGTCTCCGGGGGAGCCTTCGGTGAGTCTCGCGCCAATTCCAATTGTAGCAGGAAAAAGAAAAATCCCGGGATCCACAAAATCCTCAGCCTTGATACCGCCCCGAAAAAAGAACGTCGAGCCAAGGAAAACGTCCCAGAATGCACCGGCACCCCAGCCCATATTGGTTTGATAAGGGCTTGAGCCTGGTGCAATCGAACCAGGTATGTATTCACCAAAAATACTCGGAAAAGGATCCGCTTTTGCCACACAAGGAGAAAAAATGAGAAAAGCGCTGACAAAAATGGATAAAATGAGCTGGAAACATTGAATCCTTGGCTTTAGAATGATACCCTCCTAAGGAAATCGGTATTGTCGTCCAAAACAGGAGATCTGAATTCGATGAAGCCTGTCCGTTCTGCCCTGAAAATACTCCAGAAAGCTCTGCCCGTACCGACAATTATTATGTTCCTGACTGTTTCGATTTGTCTATCTTTCGGGCTGACGAAACCTGTGATGGCAGACAGCTCGAACGGTCAGCCGGGTCCTGGAGGAAATGGTGGGACCGGAAGTTTTTCTCCGATGCCTCCCATGTTCGGATCGACCTTCGGAGGAGGGGATCAGTCCAAACCTTTTACTCCGATCCGGTCCGGAATTGAGCGGTTCCCTTCTCTCGGGTACAAGGAAGCCTCTTCTCCGGAGGATTGTCTCCGGTTCCGATACAATTCAGCGCCACCAACATCCGGATTGTATCTGCGACAGTATGTCGACCGCAATGATGTTTCCGGAGAAGTATCCCCTTGTGCGCTCGTTCATCTCCTCTACAAGGGAAATATTGTGGTTTTTTATGACCCGACACGTCTCGACAAGGATTCCCTGGAGTCCCTGAAATCTCTTGAAACGAATCTGAAAACCCCAAAAGCTCTGGAGTCCCAGGAGCGTTTCGGGTATGCGGTGATTCTGGTTCAGTCACACGCTTATAAGACGCCCGTGGTTTTTTCCGCATGGTGCCGGCTTTTGCCCATCCAGCACTGGGACACGATTGTGATCAACCGGTTCATGAGTTCTTATCTGGGAAATCCTCGCAAGGGAACGAATCCCTGAAACATAAACCGCAAATAATGTATATTATGTAAAGTAGAGTGGCTGGGTGGAAGATCTCATCAGTGCTGTGAATTTTTTCAAGATCTTCTTTTATCTGCGAGATTTAGCCCAGATTATCCTGACGGGTCTGTATGATTTTTTTCTTGTTCTCTTAACCCGGCGCAATGCGCTTCCTCTTTTTTTGAATCAGATCCTTTTCAATGGTCTGGACGCATTACCCATCCTGACGGTTGTCAGTTTTCTGGTGGGAATGGGAACGGTTGCCGAGGCCGGAATCGAGTTGCCCAAGCTGGGCGTGCAAAATCTTGTCGGTCCCATTATCCTCCATATTATTCTTCGAATCGTTGGTCCTTTTACGACGGCCTTGATTGTGACGGCACGAACAGCGTCCTCCCTGACAGTTGAAATTGGTAACATGCGCATTTCCGGAGAACTCGACACCATCGAAATGATGGGTGCCAATATCTCCTATTTTCTCCTGGCTCCCCGATTGTTCGGGGCGATTGTTTCTACGGTTGCCTTGTCCCTTTATTTTGCCGTCATCGCATTCCTTGGCGGGCTTCTGATTGCTTTTTTCGGTCTTTCAATGCCGATTGTTTCTCTGATTCGTGCGCTCGAAACCAGTATCAACCTGTCAGACTTGCTGATCCCCCTGGTCGAAAGTATCACCTATGGTTCGATCATAGCCGCGGTCGGCTCTTATCACGGTCTCAAAGTGGGAGACTCTCCAGCGGACGTTCCCCAGCAGACGACCCGGGCCCTTGTGAGTTCGATTGTATTGTGTACATTGTTTTCCACGTTTTTTCTGGTGTTTTCATCTGTTCTTTTCTGAGAAAGAAACCGGGAAACTGATGATCGTAGACGATAAAGAGAAAAAGGAAGAGAAATCACTCATCCGTATCCGGAATGCTTCTTTTGTTTACGGCTCCAATGACAGCTCCCCTGTTTTCTCTTCTCTCAACCTGGAACTTTACCAGCATGAAAATGTCTTCCTTTTCGGTGGAAGCGGCTCAGGAAAAACGTCCATCGTCAAGGCAATTCTGGGGCTTCTGCATTTGTCGGACGGAAGTTACGAGGCCTTTAACCGGGACATGAGAACCCCTTCCGCCCGAACCCTTTTGGCAGTCCGGAAAAAAATCGGATTTCTTCCCGAAAAAGGCATTCTGATCAGCCAAACATCCGTGCTCGGAAATCTTGTCTTTCCTCTTCGTTTTGTGGCTCAGCTTTCCAAGTCCCGAAGCGAAGAAATTGCCTTGGCTGTTCTGGAAGAGCACAATCTGCTCGACATCAAGGACTGCTTGCCATTTGAATTGAGCATCAATATCATCAAAACTGTGGGATTATTACGAGCATTAATCTTTAAACCGGCGCTTCTGATACTGGATGATCCTTTTGAAGGCCTTGATTTGGAAGGATTTCGATTCTTTCAGAAGGTTTTTGGGCAGATGCGTTCGGACAAAGAGATCACACTCTTTTTTCTGACACGAAAACCTATTTTTGTTCCCGGACTTTTTCAAAAATATTATGAGTTGTCCCCCGATGGCGACCTCATGTCCGTAGACTGTCAGCGCATCGAACATCACCGGCTGGAATTCACCATGATTTCCGGTGGAAAGATCCTCTAAGGCCAGACTGGCCGTCTTATCCGATCTGGGGGGATATGAAACTTCATTACGTTCACAGGACAAATGAAAAAAGGCTTGAGCGCATTGCAGCCTTCTTCCTTCTGATACCGCTCCTTGCCCTCCTCTTCGGGTTATACGAGGTGGCCGTCAATCAGCATGCGTTCGACCGACGATATACGATCTATACGGTTCTGGATCAGTCTTACGGGATCAGTCCGGGTGTTCCGGTGAAACTGGCCGGTATCCGGATCGGATCCGTCGAATCGGTCGACTTTACAAAGTTGAACCAGATCAAGGTCGTGATGCGTCTTCTCTCCAAATACCAGAATAAAATCCGCAAAGACTCTTTTTTGACCGTCAAGAAATCGGGGATTATTTCCGGTGACGTCACCCTTCGCATCAGTCTGGGATCCCCTTGGCTTCCAATCATTCTTCCGAATCACAAGATTCGTTCGGAAACTCCTCTCACGCTAGAACAGATCATGGCAAAACTGAATCCGACGATCCTCAAGCTGCAACGCATCGTCTCGAATATTTCCGACCTGACCGACGCAATCGACAGGGGAAAAGGAACGGTCGGATCCCTGCTCCGAAAACAGGAAATCTATGATGATATTCGTGATGCGGTAGGCAATGTCCGGAATACGACAGAAAAGATTCGCGAATCTTCGGACTCCATTCCAGGCATTGTCCAGGATCTGAAGTCGTCGATGAATGACATCAAGAACGCGACCCCGAAACTTCCCCCCATCACGAAGAAAACGCTGGGTCTGCTGGAGGACACGAAGAAAACCATTTCGACGACGGACAATATTATTGAAGGGCTCCAGCAAAGCTGGCCGATCAGAAACCTGATTTCCATTCCGCCACCTTTGCCAAGCCTCGGGGATCCGAGCCGGGCCCCTCTCCCCTACCCGTCAACCGGGACATCAGAGGACAGCCGGCCATGACATCGAAGAGACCCGCATGGTGCTTTTTTCTGTTTCTCTCTTTTCTCTTTCCGGCTCTTTTTTCGGGATGCGCATCCTCTGGTCCGCGTCTTTCAAAACTTCAGTCGGATGCCCGTTCGGCATTGTCCAATGCCAATCAGCAGTTTTTACAACAGCACCCGGACACGGCCCTCCACTTGGTCCGCCAAGCCCTGCGCGCCCATCAGCTTCTCGGAGATCTTCCTGACAGCGTTCGGGACATGGATCGGATCGGATATATTGAAGTTACCACCGGCCAATACTCCAGGGCAGTTGTCTGGTATGAGAGAGCCGAATTACTGGCAAGCATCCTTCGGGACCCCCTTCTGACGGCGCAAACGGAAGTTCTTTCCTGCGATACGGAAATCTTTCTTCAGCAAAACGTTCAGGCCCGTCAAACCTTGAAAAAGGTCCGGGCGATTCTGCTTCCGCTGCCGGACTCTGCGCAAAAGAATCATGTCCTGGCACATGCCCTAAACTCGGAAGGGATGCTTTTTCTTCGGGAGAAGCACTTCCGGAAAGCGCTTTCCTCTTTCCAGAAAGCTCTTTCCCTGAACAGGAAAAATGGGGACAGCTCGATTACGGCAAGCAATTTTTCCAATATTGGCAATGCCGAATTGGCGTTAAAAAAACCGAACAAGTCCAGAGAAGCTTTTGAAAAAGCCCTCTCTCTCGATCGCAAATCCGGAAATTCGGAGGGAATCG
Coding sequences within it:
- a CDS encoding ABC transporter permease, with the translated sequence MEDLISAVNFFKIFFYLRDLAQIILTGLYDFFLVLLTRRNALPLFLNQILFNGLDALPILTVVSFLVGMGTVAEAGIELPKLGVQNLVGPIILHIILRIVGPFTTALIVTARTASSLTVEIGNMRISGELDTIEMMGANISYFLLAPRLFGAIVSTVALSLYFAVIAFLGGLLIAFFGLSMPIVSLIRALETSINLSDLLIPLVESITYGSIIAAVGSYHGLKVGDSPADVPQQTTRALVSSIVLCTLFSTFFLVFSSVLF
- a CDS encoding MlaD family protein, whose product is MKLHYVHRTNEKRLERIAAFFLLIPLLALLFGLYEVAVNQHAFDRRYTIYTVLDQSYGISPGVPVKLAGIRIGSVESVDFTKLNQIKVVMRLLSKYQNKIRKDSFLTVKKSGIISGDVTLRISLGSPWLPIILPNHKIRSETPLTLEQIMAKLNPTILKLQRIVSNISDLTDAIDRGKGTVGSLLRKQEIYDDIRDAVGNVRNTTEKIRESSDSIPGIVQDLKSSMNDIKNATPKLPPITKKTLGLLEDTKKTISTTDNIIEGLQQSWPIRNLISIPPPLPSLGDPSRAPLPYPSTGTSEDSRP
- a CDS encoding DUF3105 domain-containing protein, which gives rise to MSSKTGDLNSMKPVRSALKILQKALPVPTIIMFLTVSICLSFGLTKPVMADSSNGQPGPGGNGGTGSFSPMPPMFGSTFGGGDQSKPFTPIRSGIERFPSLGYKEASSPEDCLRFRYNSAPPTSGLYLRQYVDRNDVSGEVSPCALVHLLYKGNIVVFYDPTRLDKDSLESLKSLETNLKTPKALESQERFGYAVILVQSHAYKTPVVFSAWCRLLPIQHWDTIVINRFMSSYLGNPRKGTNP
- a CDS encoding ATP-binding cassette domain-containing protein; the protein is MIVDDKEKKEEKSLIRIRNASFVYGSNDSSPVFSSLNLELYQHENVFLFGGSGSGKTSIVKAILGLLHLSDGSYEAFNRDMRTPSARTLLAVRKKIGFLPEKGILISQTSVLGNLVFPLRFVAQLSKSRSEEIALAVLEEHNLLDIKDCLPFELSINIIKTVGLLRALIFKPALLILDDPFEGLDLEGFRFFQKVFGQMRSDKEITLFFLTRKPIFVPGLFQKYYELSPDGDLMSVDCQRIEHHRLEFTMISGGKIL
- a CDS encoding tetratricopeptide repeat protein codes for the protein MTSKRPAWCFFLFLSFLFPALFSGCASSGPRLSKLQSDARSALSNANQQFLQQHPDTALHLVRQALRAHQLLGDLPDSVRDMDRIGYIEVTTGQYSRAVVWYERAELLASILRDPLLTAQTEVLSCDTEIFLQQNVQARQTLKKVRAILLPLPDSAQKNHVLAHALNSEGMLFLREKHFRKALSSFQKALSLNRKNGDSSITASNFSNIGNAELALKKPNKSREAFEKALSLDRKSGNSEGIAFDSEGLSLADMQIGHWDQALQSILAAFQIRLQQHDMEQSRKDFALFQEITSKHPVSVNTSLLQDWPIPSP